A single region of the Saprospiraceae bacterium genome encodes:
- a CDS encoding DUF4097 family beta strand repeat-containing protein, with protein sequence MKKTIMLTLVNLLVFMTSASFAQNKVIDKTYQDIKKIEINVGASDLTVKKSGSQDTQVMGEYNEDQIEVIMQVNNGTLVIREKTRRNSHNEQSNWTLIVPEGMQISSNSGSGNIRIGDVALNLQANVGSGNFSFDKVGGNMQVNTGSGNIEINGSDAEFGCNTGSGNIEVSKSEGKFQLNTGSGQVSLQTVSGKISANTGSGDVNGRDIAITGHSGFNSGSGKVAVQLGSAPKADFSVNSGSGNSTLDFNGQNFDGELVMKCNKKSGSIAAPFRFDTEEEQRNGNNYTLRKTKKFGNLDIKVQVSTGSGQAKVIAP encoded by the coding sequence ATGAAAAAGACTATTATGCTCACATTGGTCAACTTGTTGGTCTTTATGACAAGTGCCAGTTTTGCACAAAATAAGGTCATCGACAAAACGTACCAAGACATTAAAAAAATAGAAATCAATGTTGGTGCTAGTGACCTGACTGTTAAAAAAAGTGGCTCGCAGGACACGCAGGTAATGGGAGAATATAACGAGGATCAAATTGAGGTGATAATGCAGGTTAACAATGGCACATTGGTCATTCGCGAAAAAACGCGGCGCAACAGCCATAATGAACAGTCTAATTGGACCTTAATTGTGCCCGAGGGTATGCAGATCTCTAGCAATTCCGGTTCTGGGAACATTAGGATTGGCGATGTTGCTTTAAATCTTCAGGCTAATGTAGGTTCTGGAAATTTCAGTTTTGACAAAGTAGGTGGTAACATGCAGGTTAATACTGGTTCTGGTAACATCGAAATTAATGGCTCTGATGCCGAATTTGGATGTAATACGGGATCAGGCAATATAGAGGTGTCCAAATCGGAAGGGAAATTTCAGCTCAATACTGGTTCGGGACAAGTTAGCCTGCAAACCGTAAGCGGCAAAATTTCAGCCAATACGGGCTCTGGCGATGTGAATGGCAGAGATATCGCTATAACAGGCCACTCTGGTTTTAACTCAGGATCTGGGAAAGTGGCAGTCCAATTAGGAAGTGCTCCCAAGGCTGATTTTAGTGTAAATTCCGGGTCAGGTAATTCTACGCTGGATTTCAATGGCCAGAATTTTGACGGCGAATTGGTCATGAAATGCAATAAAAAAAGTGGAAGTATCGCTGCCCCTTTCCGTTTTGACACCGAAGAAGAGCAACGAAATGGCAATAATTATACCCTTCGCAAGACAAAAAAATTTGGCAATTTGGATATAAAAGTTCAAGTATCCACCGGCTCCGGACAAGCCAAAGTGATTGCCCCTTAA
- a CDS encoding arylsulfatase, with product MSKYLTTVLSFLWGGIFLISCQSNTSPEHTSSPSITKPNIVYILADDLGYGDLSVFGQKHFQTPHIDALANQGMILSQHYAGTTVCAPSRSSLLTGLHTGHTPIRGNKRTPPEGQEPLPAASVTIAEKLKEAGYITGAFGKWGLGGPGSVGAPENQGFDTFFGYLCQTLAHNYYPYHLWDNDQKVVLKENEGQLEGVYAPEMIHQQALDFIQQHKDTSFFLYYPTVIPHAELFAPERYMEKFRGQFLPEKSFQGVDEGERFRLGPYGSQEEGHAAFAAMVTLLDDQVGEIVATLQALGLAENTLIIFTSDNGPHLEGGADPDFFDSNGPLTGYKRDLYEGGIRVPTLAYWPGKIAAGSKSEHASAFWDFFPTACELAGLEVDDDIDGISYLPTLLGKEQKEHDYLYWEFHEKGGRQAIRKGNWKAVKYDIFKNPNKPMELYDLSNDLGEQHDVATQHPEIVREMQAIFQQAREESQVFPFEANIKVE from the coding sequence ATGTCTAAGTACCTTACAACTGTACTTTCCTTTCTATGGGGGGGTATTTTTTTGATAAGTTGTCAATCCAATACCTCTCCCGAACATACCTCCAGTCCAAGCATCACCAAACCTAACATTGTCTATATTCTTGCCGACGACCTGGGTTACGGCGATCTTAGTGTTTTCGGGCAAAAGCATTTTCAAACGCCCCATATTGATGCATTAGCCAATCAGGGCATGATACTTAGCCAGCATTATGCAGGCACCACCGTTTGTGCGCCCTCCCGGTCCAGTTTACTAACGGGTCTGCATACGGGGCACACACCCATCAGAGGCAATAAACGCACTCCGCCGGAAGGCCAGGAGCCGCTACCTGCGGCGAGTGTGACCATTGCCGAAAAACTCAAGGAAGCAGGCTATATCACTGGCGCATTTGGCAAGTGGGGCCTGGGCGGCCCCGGCTCCGTTGGCGCTCCCGAAAACCAAGGATTTGATACCTTTTTTGGCTACTTGTGCCAAACCCTGGCACACAATTATTACCCCTATCACCTCTGGGATAATGACCAAAAAGTCGTGCTGAAAGAAAATGAAGGACAGTTGGAAGGGGTTTATGCCCCGGAAATGATTCACCAGCAGGCGCTCGATTTCATCCAACAACATAAAGACACCAGTTTCTTTCTTTATTATCCTACGGTTATTCCACATGCCGAATTATTTGCTCCCGAACGCTATATGGAAAAATTCCGTGGCCAGTTTTTACCCGAAAAATCATTTCAAGGAGTCGATGAAGGCGAAAGGTTTCGCTTGGGGCCCTATGGCTCTCAAGAAGAAGGGCATGCCGCCTTTGCGGCGATGGTCACCTTACTGGATGACCAAGTCGGGGAGATAGTCGCTACTCTTCAAGCCTTGGGCTTGGCAGAAAACACGCTTATTATCTTTACCTCTGATAATGGCCCTCACCTGGAAGGAGGTGCCGATCCCGATTTCTTTGACAGCAATGGCCCCCTAACGGGTTATAAAAGAGACCTTTACGAGGGCGGCATCAGGGTGCCAACGCTTGCCTATTGGCCAGGAAAGATTGCCGCGGGAAGCAAAAGTGAGCATGCCTCGGCCTTTTGGGATTTTTTCCCTACTGCTTGCGAGTTGGCGGGCCTTGAGGTAGATGATGACATTGATGGCATTTCCTACCTACCTACCCTATTGGGAAAAGAGCAGAAGGAACACGATTACCTTTATTGGGAATTTCACGAAAAGGGTGGTCGACAAGCCATCAGAAAGGGAAATTGGAAGGCAGTGAAGTATGACATTTTTAAAAACCCGAACAAACCCATGGAGTTATATGATTTGTCTAATGATCTTGGCGAACAACATGATGTCGCTACCCAACATCCGGAAATAGTGCGGGAAATGCAAGCCATCTTTCAACAGGCGAGAGAGGAATCTCAGGTATTTCCGTTTGAAGCCAACATAAAGGTAGAATAA
- the mmuM gene encoding homocysteine S-methyltransferase, with protein sequence MPNTLFTPFLQQQGFVMLDGGLASELTFRGADLKDELWSAKLLMEDPQSIFDLHYDYYKAGADIAITASYQATFEGLAKRGLNPAQAKAIFAQSIQLAQTARVLFWKAETPRIDRTYPLVAASIGPYGAFLADGSEYRGQYGLTEQALIDFHQPRMEALIAASPDILAMETIPCLTEAQAFLRLLESFPSQQGYLCFSCQNGTSLSSGEPFREAVALAASSPQIIGVGINCTAPHFISPLLGSVDQAVAIPYVVYPNRGENWDAQGKCWVSGSDSSQVVDLVEEWYHLGVRVFGGCCRIRPSDISAMRTRLSETVVHKMG encoded by the coding sequence ATGCCCAATACCCTTTTCACCCCCTTCCTCCAACAACAAGGCTTTGTCATGCTCGACGGGGGCTTAGCCAGTGAATTGACTTTCAGGGGCGCAGACCTCAAGGATGAATTATGGTCCGCTAAGTTGCTGATGGAAGACCCCCAATCTATTTTTGACCTGCACTATGATTATTACAAAGCCGGTGCAGATATAGCCATCACTGCTTCCTACCAAGCAACCTTCGAAGGTTTGGCCAAGCGTGGTTTAAACCCTGCACAAGCGAAAGCGATTTTTGCCCAAAGCATCCAATTGGCACAAACAGCACGAGTCTTATTTTGGAAAGCGGAAACCCCAAGAATAGACAGAACCTATCCCCTCGTAGCGGCTTCCATTGGGCCATATGGCGCCTTCCTGGCCGATGGTTCGGAGTATAGGGGGCAATATGGCTTGACGGAGCAGGCCTTGATCGATTTCCATCAGCCACGGATGGAAGCTTTGATCGCCGCTTCTCCGGATATATTAGCTATGGAGACCATTCCTTGCCTGACGGAGGCTCAAGCGTTTCTCCGATTGTTGGAATCCTTTCCTTCTCAGCAAGGGTACCTTTGTTTTAGTTGCCAAAATGGCACCAGCTTGTCAAGTGGAGAGCCATTCAGGGAGGCCGTGGCTTTGGCCGCCAGTTCCCCGCAAATCATTGGAGTTGGGATCAATTGTACTGCCCCTCATTTCATCAGTCCGCTACTAGGATCGGTCGATCAAGCGGTAGCTATTCCTTATGTGGTATATCCTAATCGCGGAGAGAATTGGGATGCCCAAGGAAAGTGCTGGGTTTCAGGGAGCGACTCCTCACAAGTAGTCGATTTGGTCGAAGAATGGTACCACTTGGGGGTTCGGGTCTTTGGTGGCTGTTGCCGGATTCGCCCCAGCGACATTAGCGCCATGCGGACCCGTTTGTCGGAGACGGTTGTGCATAAAATGGGGTAA